The DNA region ttccaccgtgcctagatggctgggcatgtcaccgctaatgcgggctgctatgattacaccgttcctagatggcggggcatgtcaccgctaatacgggctgctatgattacaccgtacctagaggtccggacatgacaccactagtgggcggcatatgatggttactctaacgcgggttaacgatgaggactatgatgtgatgatataagTGATGTGataatatagatatatatatatatatatataacatgattacataagtatacgatatatgtacgaaatgtattcacctacgaaactcatgcaggttatatctttctcttatggctcatgatccttctattatgtttatttcactcttgtcttacatactcagtacaatgtttgtactgacgtccgttttctttggacgatgtgtttattcccacaggtagacagagagctgagcttgatccagactcgtaggagttgtagctgattgagagcactccattgttccggaggtgcttgatcattcttttgtttatatatgcatattttgggcacgatggggtcctgtcccgtccttatgtctagcactccagtagaggctcgtagatgcgcagtgtgggttatatggtctcacaaggtcactactgtataaatgtatatatgtgtatattatcattttgatagccgagaggcttatgtatataaaagtatttatgttcccaaGTGAAATATGATTCTCTtgtgatttgagtataaatttgacaaaagagcattaaatgagtatgatgagtaatagaacgagcggtgctcgggtcgggtcgtgacaaaagtggtatccgagcagttcagtcctaggaagtgtctacgagccgtgtctagtagagtcttgtttatggtgtgttgcgcgccacactaataaacaggaggctacagggcatttaggaaaaatgaccatctttcatcgtaagagatcgtgcgatagagctgtattgtaAGATTTGCccttcttaatagtgtgttatgatttcagaaatgccgccaaagggaaaagctacagcggcccagaagggcaagactactacaaaaaggcgggtagagaGAGAGCCGCTAATGAacgtagaagagggcgagtcacataatgaggccctatctaatactttctctaccccgcccaatgtagaagaacaaggaggagcttcagctccagttcctccaccggttgcttcgggtcaacaagtgaacgaagccattcatctattgacgcagttggttgccgcccaggcacagcggcagaatgtgagttcaggtgatcgggcagctagtaccagagcccgtgactttatgagcttgaatcccccggagttctttcggtcaaagccggatgaagacccgcaaggttttattaacgagatgttgagaacattgaggattattcatgcctccgacaccgaatctgtggagttggcatcttatagactccgagatgtggcggtattgtggtataataattggctgGCATCAAGGAAAGAAAATACGCCTCCtcccgtatggcaagaatttgtggatgctttcatccgtcactatttgccacccgaggtccgtcgagctagaacGGATAGGTTTTTATATcttaagcaaggaaatatgagtgctccgGAATAtaaccttcaatttaattccttggctacaTATGCCCCGaatatggtagccgatatgggagatagagtgtatcgctttgtgagtggcttggggccacatttgttcaagcattgtttgacggcttcgttacaagaagggatggatatttcccgaatacaagcccatggccagaatttagaaggacaacgacatccgcaaaggggtgatcgcgacattgatagaaggcaaagcaagagggccagatctatggggacaggtagcgattatagagggggatcgaagcagacttattcccgacattccggccagtcagtgactagtgcgcccccACGATTTAtagataggagatttgatagctCCTTTCCTTTAGGACAGGTTCAGAGTTGGAGAGctccgggttctcagtttgggggtgattatagtcagaggataccaccagttccacgatgtagccagtgtagaaaattacactcggggccatgtcgccagggcacagatacTTGCTATATTtgcggacagactgggcatttgatgcgagattgtccctcgaggtatggtagaagTGGAGTTcggcccacaggatcagcaacgGGTTCATCTTCAATgagcccggtagggcagactccccagatgtcagcaggtcaaggtagaggcagaggggtagcatctacttcaggtgccactcagccccgtgtgtatgctttagccagacaaCAAGATctggagtcctccccagatgtggttacaggtacattatgcatattttcccatgatgtgtatgccttgatagatccgggttctactttctcttatattactccgtatgttgctggtcgtattagggtgaaacccgagccaattaaaccttttgagttatctactccggttggtgatcccgtgatagctagacaagtgtataaaaattgtgtaattgtgatatgtgatcgccagaccaaagctgatttaattgagctggaaatgttagatttcgatgtgattatgggtatggattggttggtatcgtgttatgctagtgttgattgtcggatgaaaatagttcgattccaattttcgggagagcccgtgcttgaatggaagggtaatacagcatctccaaaaggtaggtttatttcttgccttaaggcaagaaagatgatagccaagggctatatttatcacttagtccgagttcatgaaaCCGAAGCGAAGTCGCCAGCTTTTCAAtcggttccggtagtgaatgaattttcggatgtatttccagatgaacttccaggtcttcctccagaaagagagattgatttcaccattgatgtgttgccggacaccaagcctatttctattcctcctcatcgaatggctccggcagaattgaaagagctaaaagcacagttgaaagatttgcttgaaaaagggtttattagacccagttcatcgccatggggagcaccagtcttgttcgtgaggaagaaagatggttctctacgaatgtgcattgattataggcagttgaacaaggtgacgataaagaacagatatcctcttccaaggattgatgatttatttgatcggctacagggtgccaaatggttttctaaaatagacttgaggtcgggttatcatcaagtgagaattaaagaagaagatattcccaaaacagctttcagaacgagatatgaacACTATGAATTccaagtgatgtcgtttgggttgaatgctccggccgtgttaatgaatttgatgaataatgtgttcaggccactcttggacttatttgtgatagtattcattgacgatattctggtatattctcgcagagaatcagaacatgcagatcatttacgtattgttcttggaattcttcgagcccgagaattatatgcaaaattttcaaagtgcgagttttggctgaattctgtaacatttctaggccatgttatttcagatgatggcattcgagtcgacactcagaaaattaaagttgtgaagacttggccaaggcctacgatgcctacagaagttcgtagttttctgggattggcagggtactatagaagattcgtagaagggttttcctctatttcagccccattgacgaaattaacccagaagtcagttaaatttcaatggaatgatgcttgtgaacgtagcttccaagagttgaaggacagattaacctcagctccagtcttaacacttctagaagggtcagatggttatgttgtgtactgtgatgcttccggtgttgagataggatgtgtgttgatgcagcacggtagagttattgcatatgcttcgagacagctgcggaaacatgaaaagaattatccaactcatgatctcgaattggccgcagtCATCCATACCCTAAAAATGTGgatacattacttgtatggtgtgtatgtcgatatttatacagatcacaatagtcttcaatacattttcaaacaaaaggaattaaatctgcggcagaggcggtggttagagttattgaaagattacgatgtgaatattttataccaccccggaaaagcaaatgtagtagccgatgcgcttagccgccaatCCATGGGTATCCTATGTGAAGTTCCACCAGAAAAGAGAGgaatgattcatgagctccaccaattagcaaAACTTGGAGTAcatgtgattgattcaggtagtgcatggactagtattaatgatcccacggtttcgtccctgaatatggaagtgaaagagcatcagtatgatGATCCCCATTtgtgccattatagagacacatctcatggaaaagataaatctccatttgaagtttccatagatggaattcttagatactgaggcaggctatgcgtgccgaatgttgcagaattgcgtcgtagaattctagaagaagcccactattctcggtattctattcacccaggtgcaaccaagatgtatcacgatctcaagttgatatattggtgggatggcatgaagagagacatagcagaatttgtagcccaatgtccaaattgccaacaagtaaaggtcgaacatcaaaagccatgaggattattgcaagcaatggaaatcccgacgtggaaatgggaagtgatcaacatggattttattgtgggattaccccgttcccgaggaaaatatgattctatatgggtgattgtggatagactaacaaaagcagctcattttcttccagtcagaaccacatactcagcggaagattatgcaagattgtatctcaaagaaattgtgcgactccatggtattccaatatccattatcacagatagaggagcacagtttacagccaagttttggaagtcttttcaagaaggtctaggtactcaagtgaagcttagcacggcatttcatccgcagactgatggacaagtcgagcgtactattcagactttggaagatatgttatgggcTTGTCTACTAGACTTTGGTCGTAGTTGGaatgatcacttgcctctaatcgaatttgcatataataatagctatcattctagtatccaaatggctccgtatgaagctttataggTCCTGAGTTGATCCAACAagtagtggaaaaggtcaaggtgatccgagatcgattgttaacagtcTAAAGtagccaaaaatcttatgcggacaaccgccgacgagatttggaatttcaggttgatgattgggtatttttaaaggtgtcgccaatgaaaggggtgatgatatttggcaaaaaaggaaagttgagtcctcgatacattggaccttataaaattatccgcaaggtgggtcatgtagcctacgaattggacttgccttcagagcttgaatcagtccatccagttttccatgtctcaatgctccgcaagtgtgtctgAGACCCCAcaaaaattgttccaatagatgatgtgcaagtgacagaaaagctagcatatgaagaagtgtctATCGCCATcatagacaggcaagtacgaaaacttcgaaacaaggaagtagttcagtcaaagtgttatggcgaaacaacaaccgagaagaaatgacttgggaagcaaaagagagtatgaaattcaagtacccgcacttattccaaccccctgaagagattcaagatgaaacattgacattataaggtatgtacgctttcttttcatgcttttggtcgtgtgtggccaatgtatatttctattgtgttgtggccctgtgaggcaatattattatgggttgttgtgacaggatggtagtgccatattacaggggaaactctggcaaaatttttgtagaattcccgagtgtttaacattcgaggacgaatgttccaaaaaggggggaagaatgttacaccttgaaaattttcatgtcgtcgcatagtgaatgagcCAACGCGAGTGGTTTTAGAAcgcatacgttaagatcttgaagttatatgaattgatgaaataagaattgataaggacaagtggagtctaagtgaggtttaggaaaggttccgtaaatttttgtgttaaagattgtttggtaaggttttgaggacgagttatagggatgtttagatcattaatgaagtattaaacaagtgttaagaaggttgtataaggattggagatcaaacgaaacgacgcggacaacttcggaagaagctgtgagttccacgaccatgtttcacggtccgtgaaactttccgcggaccgtatattggtccgtggaatacccagcagagatgacgTCTGGCCAGTGGTGAATCACGACTACTTCCACGAACCGTGAAGTgctccacggaccgtgaaagtgtccgtggaagtcccgacgggctgaactaagttcaattatataatgatgttcccacttcagttatttcattcccacactttactatctctctcaagacttctaaagaattccacactcttcatccacaagaactcaagaaagattggtcatcaacttcatcaaaccaacaagaatcaagtggaagaaacacattaaagttcatccaagtcaaggaattcctatgaaagtgaattagggttttggtgcaagaagagtattcctactaaaggcttattcctacactatctaaggtatgttttatgatctttccatgttgattaaggaaatgagaagttgaaacacatgaattgtagaaagagtataggaaatgggtcacaaagatgataGCAATGAAGTTCTTGAGTTAtagttgaaatgaatcatgactattgagatgttgtagttataagtatgttataaatgacatgtagaacatgggttaagcattaaatgtgagagaacataatagtgaagtatgactatgattatggagacatctaagtgaaattgtgaaatatggataaggtggatgaatgatgattgttgcttataatatggtgaatgtgattatagatgtttgggagttgatatactatatgaggaaagttgtataaacaaaggaaatgctgcccaatttcctttagctttagtaagtacgtttaagtaatctattagctaatgttaatgcaaattctcttgaaggtagagacgtgaataTCGAAAAGgagcgttcaagcgatagaatagctaaacgaaaaaggtatgtaagaccaattctttctttctaaggcatgaatcttccaaattttccatgatcttcctatacgatggggactatgagtccatgaatgtACAAGCTATATACGcatatgattaagaaaggaaatacgatacgagcatgataatgatgatgatgaatataataaTGAAGAAATCCTTGTAtaaaataagatgtccatgaagctaataattctaagtatgtttCCATCGATGTCTCTCCTTACGTACACTCACCTtagattgttagttccttcaaggtgagatatgatgttgatgattactccataatatgatcgggggttcacgaccttatgtcaccccgatatagccatagttaccttcaaatcctaatgtatgtctttaatgataaatgtataatgatgctaagtcatgatatgtctatgagatgatcgataatataagattatgttatgcctatgagatgtgtaataatgatgaagcTATGATTGATTaaatgacgatatgattccaccgtgcctagatggccgggcatgtcaccgctaatgcgggctgctatgattacaccgtgcctagatggccgggcatgtcaccgctaatgcgggctgctatgattacaccgtgcctagatggccgagcacgtcaccgctaatgcgggctgctatgattacaccgtgcctagatggccggacatgacaccactagtgggcggcatatgatggttacccggatgcgggttaacgatgaggactatgatgtgatgatatatgtgatgtgatgacatatatatataccgtgaTTACATAAGTAtacgatatatgtacgaaatgtattcacctacaaaactcatgcaggttatatcttcctcttatggctcatgatccttctattatgtttatttcactcttgtcttacatactcaatacaatgttcgtactgacgtccgttttctttggacgctgtgttcatgcccacaggtagacagggaggttagcatgatccagactcgtaggagctgtagctgattgagagcactccattgttccggaggtgcttgatcattcttttatgtatatatgcatattttgggcacgatggggtcctgtcccgtccttatgtctagcactccagtagaggctcgtagatgcgcagtgtgggttatatggtctcacaaggtcactactgtatatatgtctatatgtgtatattatcattttgatagcctagaggcttatgtatataaaagtatttatgttcccaaatgaaatatgattctcttgtgatttgagtataaatttgataaaagagcgttaaatgactatgatgagtaatagaaagagcggtgctcggtggttagccccgggtacccgtcgcggcccctagtcgggtcgtgacacaatcccTTCACCTTGCCACTGCAAAGATCCTAGAAAAGACATATATCAGGATATAATGATGCACAACAATGCAAATCTTTGGTCAATTTGGAGATGGAAAGTTAGTTGTATTTGAAGTTAGGTATGTAAAGAACATTGTGCAATTGTAGGAGATTAGATAAGCTTGATGAGCCTATATGAGTGACATGAGTAAAAGTACCATTAGGTAAGTATAATTTGGTTAAGCTAGATGGAGCAACAGGTTTAGGATCATTAATTAGGTCCGCTAGAAGCCATGTGATTTGTGGTTCCTATGTCAACTACCCAAGATCTAGAAGTACTAGCATCAGTAAAACAACTACAAATGCAAGTAGAGATATGAGCATTTATATTTGTCATGTTTGCTGCAACATCAAAGTGTTGTTTCTGATCTTTATCCAGCCTTTGCAATATTTCTTGGTACTGATCCTGAGAGAACATGGGCACCATGTTGTGCTGGTGTGGTATATAGCTTGAGCTGGCTTGTGAGTACCCATACTTGTCGTTATCAGCTCTATATCCAAAATTCCCATTAATTGTGTTGCCTTCATTTCTAACTTCATAGTTGACATTGTTTCTATGCTCATCATTACCATTTCCATAGTTGGCATTATGTGCTCTAGGGTAATGATTCCTTGGATTTCTTCCTGCATATTGTTCACCATATTGTCCATTTTGTGCTACTGATCCCTTATAGCCTCTATGTGATTTTTGTTTTTCCCTTTCATCGGGTTTATCATGGTTATTTTTGTAGAGTTTGTGCCCAGGTGGATAGCCAACCAGTCTATAGCAAATTACGTGTGTGTGTCCTGTCCTACGACAATGAGTACAGTATCCTTCACTATTCCTTTTGAATCTATTGTATTGAGCTGCCACTATGGCTGCGGTATCATTCAAGTTCAACTGTTCCATGGATTGTGAAGTCATGTTTGATTATATTCTCTGACTCTCATCTTGAAGTAGCATGTTGTAGGCCTGATTCAGAGATGGTACTGGTACTGTCATCAATATTTGACTACGTGCCTGACTATAAGTTTCACATGGTCCCATCAAAAACTGCATAAGTCTTTGTTGCTCTATGTGTTCAGCATAGGCTTTTTACTTGTCACAGCATTGTGTAATTGGTAATAGAGCTgagtaagagcctgtttggatgggcttatgcttataagctgtttgcagcttataagctaaaaaaaaataagttggggtagtctaacttattttttcttacttataagttgttttcagcttataaggtgctttagataagctaagtcaaatgggcccaattatttttttttagcttattttaagcacaaaatgactttaagctggtcacccaaacactcaaaaaagctgaaaacagcttataagcaacttataagtcaatccaaacgggctctaatttTCCCAAGCAGCCTTCAGTTTCGAAAAATATTCAGATATGGACAAACTTCCTTGTGCTAAAGTACTAATTGCACTATGAACTTGATAGATTCTAGCGAGATCCCTTTTGGCAAAACGCTCTATTAAGTCCTTTCAAACTGCTGCTGCATTAGTCGAATGAACCATTCCACTAGCTAATACCTTCGACATCGTGTTCATAATCCATGCAATTACAAACGCATTGGACCTCTCCCACTCATATACCAAATCATCCTTAAATTGTGATTTCTTACATTTTCCAGTGATAAAaccaattttattttttgctgATAGGGCGTTAATCATAAATTTGCTCCAGATAATGTAATTCTCAAGACCAGTAAGTTATTGAGTGATTAGAACACTACATAGTGTGTCTGGTGGATGAAGATACAAAGGATGTCGAGGATGGATTTCAGTTGGCTTCTCCGTGATTATTGCTTCATATTGATCAAGATCTTCCATTGTTAGTTAAGAATTGTGTCAAATTGAAGGATTCACCGTGAGAATTTGCCAATGATATGATCTATTTATTGATTCAAACTCAAATTAGGGTTCTGaatttgatcttttttttttttttttatgattttgaAATTTCACAACCGATTTTAAACTTTTCTTCGAACCAATTTCGTCTCCCAATTTATCTCGCTCTCAGCTTCGGATCACTATTGAACTGTGCTCTGATATCACGTTGAAATGGAGAGCTTGAGATGATTAATAATGGAGGAAAACAGTTATTGGAGAAGAGGAAATAGTCGGTCAGTGAAGAAGGAAGAGAGAGAATTATTATTTTCTCATAAATGATTTACGGTTGTACCAGTCCATTATATACATGTGTAGTCTACCCCATTAATCATGTAGACCAATTCTAACAACTACATAACTAATCAATGTATAAGTATTTATGCAAGCTTCTATTGTACAGCTAATTCTAGCTATTGTTTTCTACAATTTTCTTGTGAGATATTCAACTGTGTCTCTTCACCTTATGATATTCTAATATTTTGGTTGCTATTTTGGATTTGGTATATTACAGCTCCCGTTTGTTCATACAAAATTTTCACCTTTATTTTGAAAAGCAATTCATAAAAACGTTTGGTAGGTTGATTTTTTGAAACTTTCTTTGAAGGTAAACAACAATTCACAAAATATCAAGTAATGCTTCCGAGAAAGAGATATCCTGATGTCATGGAAACAAGCCTCTTGTAAAATCGGCTGAAGAGATAACCAATCGGACGAAATAAATCGTCAAGTGGCTAAATCATGTATAAGAAAATTTCCATTTTCTTTGTAAGATATTTTTCCAAATCTTTTTTTAATTTGTTGTTTCCTATTTCAGTTTTTACTATAAAACACAAACCATATTTGTTATTCTTCTACCTTTTGTAATAGTTTTCGTTGATCAATGTTCAAAGCTAACATTAGaaaaaaaactatatatatgTTCAAGAATATTATTTTCCAGAGTTGTTATGTAAAATATTTATGTTTCTTAAAATATGCAGCCCGTTATTTATTTTATATGAACGTGCTAAACGAGTCATGaaactttaaaaatatatttttgaaatttgtgatcttaAATATGTGATAGTTTTTGGTTGGTTTAAAATCATTTCATTAAcggtaaaataaaaaatttaaactaaatcatattttcttttataaatttatatactatatacttataTTTCTTAAAACTTACAAGCTTATATATATTACATATAGAAAGGAAAAATTATGTATTCACAGACATGCACATAGAGAGCTCCAACTTTTCAATgaaattcttttctttctttacaaGAAAAAGATAGAGTAGTTTCAATATTGCAAGAAGCATTTTCAGAAGAGTAAAAACTTTAAGGtgattcaaattaaaaaaaaaagaaaagaactaAGGATTAATAATAAAATGAATTAAGaattaatcttatttatttagaTTTGAACACAAAAAGAATCCTTAGAATAGTTAGAGCTCGAATATTTAAAAGATTGTTTTGTGAATTTAACGAGGAGTCTTATGATATAACTGCGCGAAGCGCGGTCAAATTCACTATTAAAAACATAAGCTTCACCATTTCATTTTAAGGCGGATTAGTTTTATGTTTCTCACTTTTCTATTTGTCCATGTTCCAGAAAAAACTACTCCATATATGTATTGTATTCTTTTGTTACGAAAGAATATTAATTTGCTTATTTTGGAACTAGTCTTAAGAGATTAAAGGATTTGACTTATATAAATCAGTAATAGAAGCATTGAACTTTGCATGTCCAAATGCCTAGtcaatatatatagagagagagagaggcctGCCTATGTTATAAATAAAGTGCTTGGCTTCCTACTACTTGTACTATATATTTTCACTATTCAAATTCTATATTTTTAGTTAAGAGTGAAGGGATCCAAGTGCCAACCGCACCAAGTGGTGCATAGAAAATCTATGAGTAGACTTATTTTTGTTCTTCAAATCTGGCcgttgaaaaaggaaaaaacagGACATGCTCTTATCCACTGATATTGGCCACACCTAAAACTAGTTCCATCTCCAACGAACAAAAATAATAGCAAAAATCAATTGACATGGCTTTCTCTGCAGCTTTCTCACACACCTCCTTCACATACTCTTCATGTTTCTCACaaacaagaaaaagaattaaTTATACTCCTTTTAGAAATACCCCTTTTATTATTAAAGCTGAAAAAGATTCCCCTGAACCAAAAGAAAATAATGAGAAGCCAAAATCCCAACAAGCAGCAACAACTTCCTCTACAACAGCCACTGCAACAAAGCCTAAAAAACCTGTATATTCTAGTGAGTACTATTGATGAAATATTTGTCCATTTCGGTAAATTCATTTTTATAAATTTTGTTTATAGAGGATTATCTTTGTTTTTTGTTTAATGTTTTGTTTTGGTTGGCAGTGAAGAAAGGGCAGATAGTCAGGGTGGATAAGGAGAAGTATCTTAACAGCATCAATGtgagttttattttttatttttcttctacTTCTAATATTGAATTTTTCAAGAATTGAGTGGTTGTTTTCTAGTAACACCTTCGAAATGCAATTATTAAAATTAGCATAGTAAATATAACCTTAATGGATAATAACTAAAATGAAAGACAATTCacgactaagtgataaatatagtaTGACATACATACATTttgtatttattgatttgatGTAAATATAAATGTACATAAAAAATTTCCAATTAGCATTACACCCACCACATGCATGTCTGTGCTAATGAATTCAGACTAAGTATGAATAAGCTCCAATGTTGATAATGGCATTGACTAGGATGGTCTGAGAAATAGAAggaaataagaaagaaagaaaaatcagaCTAAAGTTAGTAACTCTTTTGAAAAAAGGAAAATTAGATAGTCAACTAGATATCCATCCTAGAAACGGATCTCTATCACGGTCATCTCAAAAAGAAAGCAAAAAGTTTGAAAAGTACATAAAACATTAAGGTTGAGAATTTTCATTATTAGGTAAATGGCCAAACATGCAATTATGGGAAAATGAGAACTCTGGACTCCTAATAAGGCTTAAACAATcctcttttccattttttttttttgcacggattgcccttcttttggggtggtctttaaattttgcccctcatatttgtgttctttaagttttgcccttcgcttggatacttgaggttctgggttcgaacccccgctcaggcataaaataaaaaaataatttcgcaaggcagggctgggagGAGTGTataccggatccggcatacaatcgttaaggaaaaactaaagttatgccggagggggcagacttt from Lycium barbarum isolate Lr01 chromosome 10, ASM1917538v2, whole genome shotgun sequence includes:
- the LOC132613640 gene encoding NAD(P)H-quinone oxidoreductase subunit O, chloroplastic codes for the protein MAFSAAFSHTSFTYSSCFSQTRKRINYTPFRNTPFIIKAEKDSPEPKENNEKPKSQQAATTSSTTATATKPKKPVYSMKKGQIVRVDKEKYLNSINYLSVDHPPYYKGLDYIYEDRGEVLDLRIFETGEYALIGWIGIPTAPAWLPTEMLIKSDKLDYERI